Proteins found in one Allorhizobium pseudoryzae genomic segment:
- a CDS encoding TraR/DksA C4-type zinc finger protein, whose product MAKYKYPHHMIQSDVTAFDKDWLPGQITLNAGIYRCRTCGDEIVVGRRQQIPTAHHEHAVLGPVVWQLLVFAQEHPK is encoded by the coding sequence ATGGCGAAGTACAAATATCCGCACCACATGATCCAGAGCGATGTCACCGCCTTCGACAAGGACTGGCTGCCCGGCCAGATCACGCTGAATGCCGGAATCTATCGCTGTCGCACCTGCGGCGACGAGATCGTCGTCGGCCGGCGCCAGCAGATCCCCACCGCCCACCACGAACACGCAGTGCTGGGACCCGTGGTCTGGCAATTGCTGGTGTTTGCGCAGGAACACCCAAAGTAA
- a CDS encoding DUF1491 family protein, whose protein sequence is MRLRSDIFVSALTRRVFSMGGFAAVERRGADQAGAIFIRLRHRDGTEDLFGPAPQMLVGEEGGRTFERRLQAADAEAVEALIARELRFDSDLWLIELDIAEIGDLIDLVADEN, encoded by the coding sequence ATGCGTCTTCGATCCGATATCTTTGTCTCCGCCCTGACCCGCCGTGTGTTTTCCATGGGCGGCTTTGCCGCCGTCGAACGCCGCGGTGCCGATCAGGCGGGTGCGATCTTCATCCGCCTGCGCCACCGGGATGGGACGGAAGACCTGTTCGGCCCGGCGCCGCAGATGCTGGTGGGCGAGGAGGGCGGTCGCACCTTCGAGCGCCGCCTGCAAGCGGCCGACGCGGAAGCCGTCGAGGCGCTGATTGCCCGCGAACTGCGCTTTGACAGCGATCTGTGGCTGATCGAACTGGACATCGCAGAGATCGGCGATCTCATCGATCTCGTGGCGGACGAAAACTGA
- a CDS encoding type II toxin-antitoxin system RelE/ParE family toxin, protein MAAKTIVYVNSAAKRAVRDLPADIATDFLNDLTFVAAGKSPRSDFKPLPSVGPGVIELIENGSPAFRLMYCAKYLDTVYILHAFTKTTNGIDRAAMATVEKRYKEMMAIVREAEKAARKGAKRP, encoded by the coding sequence ATGGCAGCGAAGACAATCGTCTACGTGAACAGCGCAGCGAAAAGGGCGGTGCGTGACCTGCCGGCAGACATTGCCACGGATTTCCTGAACGATCTCACCTTTGTTGCAGCCGGGAAAAGCCCGAGGTCGGACTTCAAACCTCTGCCATCCGTCGGACCGGGTGTGATCGAATTGATCGAGAACGGTTCGCCGGCCTTCAGGCTGATGTACTGCGCGAAATATCTCGACACCGTCTACATCCTCCACGCCTTCACCAAGACGACGAACGGCATCGACCGGGCCGCGATGGCGACCGTCGAAAAGCGCTACAAGGAGATGATGGCGATCGTTCGAGAGGCGGAAAAGGCTGCCAGGAAAGGCGCCAAGCGGCCCTAG
- a CDS encoding helix-turn-helix domain-containing protein: MMMEKLEYTNIFESITEDPALAADLQFRSDLLMTLIDILESKGWKQAEIAKVLDIAQPRVSELLRGKISLFSSDRLIGYLAKLGYRLRPSMTGDQTVICAVEVERDVA; the protein is encoded by the coding sequence ATGATGATGGAAAAGCTCGAATACACCAACATATTCGAGTCGATCACCGAGGACCCTGCACTTGCCGCTGACCTGCAATTCCGGTCGGACCTGCTGATGACGCTGATCGACATCCTGGAAAGCAAGGGCTGGAAACAGGCCGAAATCGCAAAGGTTCTCGACATTGCGCAGCCGCGCGTCAGCGAATTGCTGCGCGGCAAGATCAGCCTGTTCTCCTCCGACCGGCTTATCGGTTACCTGGCCAAGCTCGGCTATCGGCTTCGCCCGTCCATGACCGGCGATCAGACGGTGATCTGCGCGGTTGAAGTCGAGCGGGACGTGGCCTGA
- a CDS encoding DUF5330 domain-containing protein, whose amino-acid sequence MWFLIKTSMGFTAVLVALSYFGSQPAPSGQEPASQLQLTDAFVAATGAYTYLQGLCTEKPDVCEKGAETFTAIAFRAREGAKVAYELLDSQLSGTDDKPALAAAAAPGLPMSTGSVASQPMPPKPEALSAAATADAVVTGTVPLPQRRPDR is encoded by the coding sequence ATGTGGTTCCTGATCAAGACAAGCATGGGATTTACCGCGGTCCTCGTTGCGCTGTCCTATTTCGGCAGCCAGCCAGCCCCGTCGGGTCAAGAGCCCGCGTCCCAGTTGCAACTGACCGATGCCTTTGTCGCCGCGACCGGCGCCTATACCTATCTGCAGGGTCTGTGCACCGAAAAGCCGGATGTCTGCGAAAAGGGCGCCGAAACATTCACGGCGATTGCGTTTCGGGCCCGTGAGGGCGCCAAGGTTGCCTATGAGCTTCTGGACAGCCAGCTGTCCGGCACCGACGACAAACCGGCGCTTGCCGCCGCAGCCGCACCCGGTCTGCCCATGAGCACCGGTTCCGTCGCAAGCCAGCCGATGCCGCCGAAGCCGGAGGCACTGTCTGCGGCGGCCACGGCCGATGCCGTGGTGACGGGCACGGTGCCGCTGCCGCAACGCCGCCCGGACCGCTGA
- a CDS encoding DUF1254 domain-containing protein, which yields MLKVLLAILTGLVGAALLHLIIILALPSFSERDAYSKVLGEGQPFRFHALSARRDASGLAKEDPFLEVAVCAFDVTEAPVRLSAGDGVPFWSLATFDQASNETFSINDRTSAGGMLDVIVATPVQATALRRAMPSSLMQSIIVETAEPLGYAVLRVLSPQMSFRPMATQFLAEADCGQMAWQ from the coding sequence ATGCTTAAGGTGCTGCTGGCGATCCTGACGGGACTGGTGGGGGCCGCGCTGCTGCACCTCATCATCATCCTGGCGCTTCCCTCCTTCAGCGAACGGGACGCCTATTCGAAGGTACTGGGAGAAGGCCAGCCTTTCCGTTTCCATGCGCTCAGTGCCCGCAGGGATGCCAGCGGACTTGCCAAGGAGGATCCGTTTCTGGAGGTTGCCGTCTGCGCCTTCGACGTGACGGAGGCGCCGGTGCGGCTGTCGGCCGGCGACGGAGTGCCCTTCTGGTCGCTCGCCACCTTTGATCAGGCCTCGAACGAGACCTTCAGCATCAACGACCGGACATCCGCCGGCGGCATGCTGGACGTGATCGTCGCGACGCCGGTGCAGGCGACAGCGCTGCGCAGGGCGATGCCCTCAAGCCTGATGCAGTCGATCATCGTGGAAACAGCGGAGCCGCTCGGCTACGCGGTCCTGCGGGTTCTCTCCCCGCAGATGAGTTTCCGGCCGATGGCGACGCAGTTTCTGGCCGAGGCCGATTGCGGGCAGATGGCCTGGCAATAA
- a CDS encoding peptidoglycan-binding domain-containing protein — MTARKRKAPDRKRKPVKEPGLLVSLLTAAGRQAARNPRGVGASLCMAVAFSFVVANALWYQPGGHPHPFLRTRDPEDPNAIAGYRPAEREPAHNVTTFRIERQSDTPPAVAARRPQTPVDLPETTAATSGTSSGAPSNASPAYADPLLVKPPQAADDIAAAIQQPLPATVAVPAQRPAGNLAAEDPVAAAIRAAEHKPATQQVASAAPKPAPKTGASLKPPAEIPPTSPETLAAQPARASAADQAAARATNASVQPNATPDLADVNLVMQIQRGLANIAYTDVKVDGVAGAQTRAAIRHFQKHYRLAENGEPSEAVLKKLKSIGAL; from the coding sequence ATGACCGCGCGAAAGCGAAAAGCGCCTGACCGGAAAAGGAAACCGGTCAAGGAGCCTGGCCTTCTGGTAAGCCTGCTGACGGCGGCAGGCCGTCAGGCGGCGCGCAATCCGCGCGGCGTCGGGGCAAGCCTCTGCATGGCCGTCGCCTTCAGTTTTGTCGTCGCCAATGCGCTCTGGTATCAGCCGGGCGGCCACCCGCATCCCTTCCTGCGCACGCGGGATCCGGAAGATCCGAATGCGATCGCCGGTTACCGGCCGGCCGAGCGCGAACCGGCGCATAATGTCACCACCTTCCGCATCGAACGCCAGAGCGACACACCGCCCGCGGTGGCCGCAAGACGCCCGCAGACGCCGGTCGATCTGCCGGAAACCACCGCCGCCACCTCCGGCACCTCCTCTGGCGCACCGTCCAATGCCTCGCCCGCCTACGCCGATCCGCTGCTGGTGAAGCCGCCACAGGCGGCAGACGACATCGCTGCCGCCATCCAGCAGCCCTTGCCCGCCACGGTCGCCGTGCCCGCGCAGCGCCCAGCCGGCAATCTCGCTGCGGAAGATCCGGTCGCCGCCGCCATCCGCGCTGCCGAGCACAAGCCGGCGACGCAGCAGGTGGCAAGCGCGGCGCCGAAGCCCGCCCCGAAGACGGGCGCAAGCCTGAAGCCGCCCGCCGAGATCCCGCCGACATCGCCCGAGACCCTCGCAGCGCAGCCGGCCCGCGCCTCCGCAGCCGATCAGGCCGCCGCGCGTGCGACAAACGCCTCCGTCCAGCCGAATGCGACGCCCGACCTTGCCGACGTCAATCTGGTGATGCAGATCCAGCGCGGCCTTGCCAACATCGCCTATACGGATGTGAAGGTGGACGGCGTCGCCGGCGCCCAGACCCGCGCCGCCATCCGCCACTTCCAGAAACACTACCGCCTCGCCGAAAACGGCGAACCCTCCGAAGCGGTCCTGAAGAAACTGAAGTCGATCGGCGCGCTGTAA
- a CDS encoding sensor histidine kinase produces the protein MGFARGLAKRFDRLSLGWLRQLGKTEQPSASDVVVLRLLTAACLLSLVLLPVLSSLLLGPALGLPVSAALIIATLLFFSAAALWLLRPQEVETVGSDAADLVFEACPGLLLVCDAHGMILKSGGRDRTLLPAVRRDPRGLSIAELVHVSDRIAVAQALDALRQGQQSARVDARVEHGLDPEGGRQFVAVRLDLSAATGGDDALQNVLVQITDVSDELQLREDIIERTAEALSAHEAKSRFLAAVSHELRTPLNAILGFSDVLAGEYFGALQNDRQKEYVSLIRQSGAHLLSVVNTMLDMSRIEAGRYELITEPFRIAEAIETCRAMLDLQARNKGVTLTTRVARGLGEIVADRRAVQQILINLTGNAVKFTESGGVVSIDAEQRGRNLVISVSDTGIGIAADKMDTLGQPFVQVQGDYNRGYEGTGLGLSLVKGLVSLHGGQFAIESRLGEGTVVTVTLPMEGPGDSIDVSDADGAMEFPPRLRLEQDTAATREQGFAHDRAKAKSA, from the coding sequence ATGGGGTTTGCCCGGGGGCTCGCCAAGCGGTTCGACCGCCTGTCCCTCGGCTGGCTGAGGCAGCTCGGCAAGACCGAGCAGCCGTCGGCATCCGATGTCGTGGTTCTGCGTCTGCTGACCGCCGCCTGCCTGCTCAGCCTTGTGCTCCTGCCGGTGCTCTCCAGCCTGCTGCTCGGCCCGGCGCTCGGCCTGCCGGTATCGGCTGCCCTCATCATCGCAACACTTCTGTTCTTCTCGGCCGCCGCCCTGTGGCTCCTGCGCCCGCAGGAGGTGGAGACGGTTGGCTCGGATGCCGCCGATCTCGTTTTCGAAGCCTGCCCCGGCCTGCTTCTCGTCTGTGATGCCCATGGCATGATCCTGAAGAGCGGCGGTCGTGACCGCACGCTGCTGCCGGCCGTCAGGCGCGATCCGCGCGGCCTGTCGATTGCCGAACTCGTGCATGTGTCGGACCGGATTGCCGTTGCCCAGGCGCTCGATGCGCTGCGCCAGGGCCAGCAGAGTGCACGGGTGGACGCCCGCGTCGAACACGGGCTCGATCCGGAAGGCGGGCGCCAGTTCGTGGCCGTCCGCCTCGATCTCTCCGCGGCCACCGGCGGCGACGACGCCCTGCAGAACGTGCTCGTCCAGATCACCGACGTCTCCGACGAACTCCAGCTGCGCGAAGACATCATCGAGCGCACCGCCGAAGCGCTCTCCGCCCATGAGGCGAAGTCGCGGTTCCTCGCCGCGGTCAGCCACGAACTGCGCACACCGCTCAACGCCATCCTCGGCTTCTCCGATGTGCTGGCGGGGGAATATTTCGGCGCGCTGCAGAATGACCGCCAGAAGGAATATGTGTCGCTGATCCGCCAGTCGGGCGCGCATCTGCTGTCGGTCGTCAACACCATGCTCGACATGAGCCGCATCGAGGCGGGCCGTTACGAGCTGATCACCGAGCCTTTCCGTATCGCCGAGGCGATCGAGACCTGCCGCGCCATGCTCGACCTGCAGGCACGCAACAAGGGCGTGACGCTGACCACACGCGTCGCCCGTGGTCTCGGCGAAATCGTTGCCGACCGCCGCGCCGTGCAGCAGATCCTCATCAACCTGACGGGCAATGCGGTGAAGTTCACCGAAAGCGGCGGCGTCGTGTCGATCGATGCCGAACAGCGTGGCCGCAATCTCGTCATCTCCGTCAGCGATACGGGCATCGGCATTGCCGCCGACAAGATGGATACGCTGGGCCAGCCTTTCGTGCAGGTCCAGGGCGATTACAATCGCGGCTACGAAGGCACCGGCCTCGGCCTGTCGCTGGTCAAGGGGCTCGTCTCCCTGCACGGTGGACAATTCGCGATCGAAAGTCGCCTGGGAGAAGGAACCGTGGTAACCGTGACCCTGCCGATGGAGGGGCCGGGAGACAGTATCGACGTCAGCGATGCCGACGGTGCAATGGAATTTCCGCCGCGCCTGCGCCTGGAGCAGGACACGGCGGCAACGCGAGAACAGGGATTTGCGCATGACCGCGCGAAAGCGAAAAGCGCCTGA
- a CDS encoding DUF2336 domain-containing protein — protein MATVTSFEELDHPGKSELRQFAELFAPLFEASSDEARRQAVAALSRSPNVPSAVAFFIACQPIAVAAPFLTASPCLDDETLIAIARTQGVDHARAIVRRDNISPAVVDALVGLRHSRAAMTAAQTVPPQQPAQAQSQAQPQAEATAALAPTGADDQVSREEALRSTIKHLARQQSPSLTDRLGLRTISPVQEALLVRFARAREADAFATALADTLSASRWLAERIMLDISGHQLGTTLKGIGMAADEALFVLERLYNHLSEEIGGTTRSTILWEQLDDNECGRRVEAWRRADRYTYADREVLKPAVEPGSALKAAANERLSFRRAR, from the coding sequence ATGGCCACGGTGACGAGCTTCGAGGAACTCGACCACCCGGGGAAATCCGAACTGCGCCAGTTCGCCGAATTGTTTGCGCCGCTGTTCGAAGCCTCCAGCGACGAGGCCCGCCGCCAGGCCGTGGCGGCACTTTCCCGCTCGCCGAACGTTCCCTCAGCCGTCGCCTTCTTCATTGCCTGCCAGCCGATTGCCGTTGCCGCGCCTTTCCTGACCGCCTCGCCCTGCCTCGACGACGAGACGCTGATCGCGATTGCCCGCACGCAAGGGGTCGATCATGCCCGCGCCATCGTGCGCCGTGACAATATCTCGCCGGCCGTCGTCGATGCTCTGGTCGGCCTTCGCCACAGCCGCGCCGCGATGACGGCGGCTCAGACCGTTCCGCCGCAACAGCCAGCCCAGGCTCAATCGCAGGCCCAGCCACAGGCCGAAGCGACGGCTGCGCTTGCCCCAACGGGGGCAGACGACCAGGTTTCCCGCGAGGAGGCGCTGCGCAGCACGATCAAGCATCTCGCCCGCCAGCAATCCCCTTCCCTCACAGACCGTCTCGGCCTTCGCACCATCAGCCCGGTGCAGGAGGCGCTCCTGGTGCGGTTTGCCCGCGCCCGCGAGGCGGATGCCTTTGCGACGGCGCTGGCCGATACGCTGTCGGCCAGCCGCTGGCTTGCCGAGCGCATCATGCTCGACATTTCCGGCCACCAGCTCGGCACGACGCTGAAGGGCATCGGCATGGCCGCGGACGAGGCGCTCTTCGTGCTGGAGCGGCTCTACAATCACCTGAGCGAGGAGATCGGCGGCACCACCCGCAGCACCATTCTGTGGGAGCAGCTCGACGACAACGAATGCGGACGCCGCGTCGAGGCCTGGCGCCGGGCCGACCGTTACACCTATGCCGACCGCGAAGTGCTGAAACCGGCCGTCGAGCCGGGATCGGCCCTGAAGGCCGCGGCCAACGAACGCCTTTCCTTCCGCCGGGCCCGCTGA